A single Brevundimonas sp. M20 DNA region contains:
- the purQ gene encoding phosphoribosylformylglycinamidine synthase subunit PurQ, whose product MSAAVIVFPGSNCDRDCKVAVERSTGEQVQMVWHGETELPKGLDLIVLPGGFSYGDYLRCGAMAAQAPIMQAVKKAADDGVAVVGICNGFQILCEAGLLPGALLRNSGLKYVCKPISLTVANGQTRFTSGYQGQREVVMTQGNGDGNYFADEETLKRIEGEGQVVFRYVDNPNGSVADIAGIQNARRNVLGMMPHPDRAFEAELGSADGAILFQSVYAAA is encoded by the coding sequence ATGAGCGCAGCCGTCATCGTCTTCCCCGGTTCCAACTGCGACCGCGACTGCAAGGTCGCCGTCGAACGCTCCACCGGCGAACAGGTGCAGATGGTGTGGCACGGCGAGACCGAGCTGCCCAAGGGTCTGGACCTGATCGTCCTGCCGGGGGGGTTCTCCTACGGCGATTATCTGCGCTGTGGCGCGATGGCGGCGCAGGCTCCGATCATGCAGGCGGTGAAGAAGGCCGCTGACGACGGTGTGGCCGTGGTCGGCATCTGCAACGGCTTCCAGATCCTGTGCGAGGCCGGACTGCTGCCGGGCGCCCTGCTGCGCAACTCGGGCCTCAAATACGTCTGCAAGCCGATCAGCCTGACGGTCGCCAATGGCCAGACCCGCTTCACCTCGGGTTATCAGGGCCAGCGCGAAGTCGTGATGACCCAAGGCAACGGCGACGGAAACTACTTCGCCGACGAAGAGACCCTGAAGCGGATCGAGGGCGAGGGCCAGGTGGTCTTCCGCTACGTCGACAACCCCAACGGCTCGGTCGCCGACATCGCCGGCATCCAGAACGCGCGCCGAAACGTGCTGGGCATGATGCCCCACCCGGACCGCGCCTTCGAAGCCGAGCTGGGCTCCGCCGACGGCGCGATCCTGTTCCAGAGCGTCTACGCCGCCGCCTGA